A genome region from Yoonia vestfoldensis includes the following:
- a CDS encoding DNA polymerase III subunit delta': MSDDIIPEPDRLDGAPHPRETPVLYGQQPAEAAFVDAFRAGRMHSGWLITGPRGVGKATLAWKIATFLLADAPPDMLGEVTLAVPPDHPDARLVQAGAHPRLALIRRPWDDKTGKLRGEITVDAVRNLKHFFQMSSADGGRRVVIVDAADEMNRNAANAILKELEEPPAGAVILLVAHQPSRLLPTIRSRCRELRCGPLTPEDLARALAQAGHSSDNAAGLAALAAGSVGDAIRLLGSGGMALYADLIRLFGNLPRIDRQAALALAEACSGRGAETRFGLTLDLIDLFLARAARAGLLGAPATQGAAGEALLLAKIAPDPRAAQAWAQLQQDLSERSRHGRAVNLDPAALILDMIFKIEETAQGVAAA, from the coding sequence ATGAGCGATGACATCATCCCCGAACCCGACCGTCTGGACGGCGCACCGCATCCGCGCGAAACGCCGGTGCTTTATGGCCAGCAGCCCGCCGAAGCGGCCTTTGTCGATGCGTTCCGCGCCGGGCGGATGCATTCGGGCTGGCTGATCACCGGCCCGCGCGGCGTGGGCAAGGCGACGCTGGCATGGAAGATCGCGACCTTCCTGCTGGCCGATGCGCCCCCCGACATGCTGGGCGAGGTGACGCTGGCCGTGCCACCGGATCACCCGGATGCGCGGCTGGTGCAAGCGGGCGCGCATCCGCGTCTGGCGCTGATCCGGCGGCCCTGGGATGACAAGACAGGCAAGCTGCGCGGCGAAATCACCGTGGATGCGGTGCGCAATCTGAAACATTTCTTCCAGATGTCATCTGCCGATGGCGGGCGGCGCGTCGTGATCGTCGATGCCGCCGACGAGATGAACCGCAACGCCGCCAATGCGATCCTCAAGGAATTGGAAGAACCGCCCGCGGGGGCTGTGATCCTGCTGGTGGCGCATCAACCATCAAGGCTCTTGCCCACGATCCGGTCGCGCTGCCGCGAATTGCGCTGTGGCCCGCTCACGCCTGAGGATCTGGCGCGCGCGCTGGCCCAGGCAGGCCATAGCAGCGACAATGCAGCCGGCCTTGCCGCGCTTGCGGCTGGGTCGGTCGGTGACGCGATCCGGCTGTTGGGCAGCGGTGGCATGGCACTTTACGCCGATCTGATCCGGCTGTTCGGTAATCTGCCCCGGATCGACCGGCAGGCCGCGCTGGCCTTGGCCGAGGCCTGCAGCGGGCGGGGGGCGGAAACCCGCTTTGGCCTGACGCTTGACCTGATCGACCTGTTCCTGGCGCGTGCGGCGCGTGCGGGCTTGCTGGGCGCGCCTGCGACCCAAGGGGCGGCGGGCGAGGCTTTGCTCTTGGCGAAAATCGCGCCCGACCCGCGCGCGGCGCAGGCCTGGGCGCAGCTGCAACAGGACCTGTCCGAAAGGTCACGCCACGGGCGCGCGGTGAACCTTGACCCTGCCGCGCTGATCCTTGATATGATCTTCAAGATCGAAGAGACGGCGCAAGGCGTCGCCGCAGCCTGA
- the tmk gene encoding dTMP kinase, translated as MTKSMFITFEGIDGSGKSTQARRLAQWLGDQGHDVILTREPGGSPGAEDIRQLLLTGDPDRWSAETEILLFTAARRDHLEKTILPALRAGKIVVCDRFADSTRIYQGATRGDLRAKVDALHQLMIGRDPDLTFIIDMDPATALQRGLARGSGEDRFEDFGLPFQETLRHGFLALARAEPQRCVLIDGNRSMDQIASDVAAHL; from the coding sequence ATGACCAAATCAATGTTCATCACCTTCGAGGGGATAGACGGATCGGGTAAATCGACACAGGCGCGCCGTCTGGCGCAATGGCTGGGCGATCAGGGCCATGATGTGATCCTGACCCGTGAACCGGGCGGCAGCCCGGGCGCCGAGGATATCCGCCAGCTCTTGCTGACCGGCGATCCCGACCGCTGGTCGGCAGAAACTGAAATCCTGCTGTTCACCGCCGCCCGCCGCGACCATCTGGAAAAGACGATCCTGCCGGCGCTGCGCGCGGGCAAGATCGTGGTCTGTGATCGTTTCGCCGATAGCACCCGCATCTATCAAGGGGCGACGCGCGGCGATCTGCGCGCCAAGGTCGATGCGCTGCATCAATTGATGATCGGGCGTGACCCGGACCTGACCTTTATCATCGATATGGACCCGGCCACCGCCTTGCAGCGCGGCCTTGCCCGCGGCTCGGGCGAGGACCGGTTCGAGGATTTCGGCCTGCCGTTTCAGGAAACGCTCCGCCACGGGTTTCTGGCGCTGGCGCGTGCGGAACCGCAGCGCTGCGTGCTGATCGATGGCAACCGCAGCATGGACCAGATCGCCAGCGACGTGGCCGCCCATCTATGA